One Streptomyces sp. CG4 genomic window, GGCAGGACCTGTGCGCCACGTTCTGCACGCCCTACGACGTCAAGGGCGGGGTGGCGCTGACCTCGCAGTCGGGCGGCATCGGCATGGCGATCCTCGGCTTCGCCCGCACCACGAAGACGGGTGTGTCGGCGATCGTGGGACTCGGCAACAAGTCGGACCTGGACGAGGACGACCTGCTGACCTGGTTCGGCGAGGATCCGCACACCGAGTGCATCGCCATGCATCTCGAAGACCTCAAGGACGGGCGGGCGTTCGTGGAGGCGGCCCGGGCGACCGTGCCGAAGAAGCCGGTCGTGGTGCTGAAGGCGGGCCGTACGGCGGCGGGCGCGAAGGCGGCCGGCTCGCACACCGGGGCGCTGGCGGGCGACGACGCGGTGTACGACGACATCCTGAGGCAGGCGGGGGTCATCCGGGCGCCGGGGCTGAACGACATGCTGGAGTACGCCCGTGCCCTGCCCGTCCTGCCCACTCCCCGGGGCGGCAACGTCGTGATCATCACGGGCGCGGGCGGCAGCGGTGTGCTGCTGTCCGACGCGGTGACCGACCACGGGCTGTCCCTGATGGAGATCCCGCCCGACCTGGACGAGGCGTTCCGCCGGTTCATCCCGCCGTTCGGCGCGGCCGGCAACCCGGTCGACATCACCGGGGGCGAGCCGCCGTCGACGTACGAGGCGACGATCCGGCTGGGTCCGGAGGATCCGCGGATCCACGCGCTGGTGCTCGGCTACTGGCACACCATCGTCACCCCGCCGATGGTGTTCGCGGAGCTGACGGCGCGGGTCGTCGCGGAGTTCCGCGAGCGGGGCGTCGAGAAGCCGGTCGTGGCGTCCCTCGCGGGGGACGTCGAGGGCGAGGAGGCCTGTCAGTACCTGTTCGAGCGGGGGGTCGTGGCGTACCCGTACACGACGGAGAAGCCGGTGGCCGCGCTGGGCGCGAAGTATCGGTGGGCGCGGGCCGCGGGGCTCCTGTGACGTCGGGGGCGCGCCCGGCACCGGCCGGGAGTCCGGAGCGCCGGGGCGGCCCCACGGGGCTGGTGGCGAGCGGGCTCGCCCTCGGGGCCGTACCGTTCCTCCTGGCCCCGGTGCGCGGGGCCGACCCGCAGGTCCTGCTCGCGGCCGCGGGGGCCGGAGCGTCCCTGGTCGTGGCGGGCGCCGGCCGGCTGCTCAGGGATCCGCCGCGGAACTGGTGGCCCCCCGCATCCCGATCCGCGGTCCGTGCCGGCGACTGCCGGCGCCCGGCGCGCACGGGAGAAGAACCCGCCCGCCGTACGCCACCACACCCTCCACGAGGCCGCCCGCAACCCGGTGTTGTGGCTGATGTGGCTGTGCCTGCTGGGTGCGGCCGGCGTCACCGTGCTCGGCATCTGCCTGCTGACGGCGTACGGCAGGCGGCTCGGGCTCGGCGGTCCGACGGTGTGGTCCGTGACCGTCGCGGGCGGTGCCACGGCGGCCGTCGCCGGGGTGCTGTCGGACCGCTCGGGGCGGCGCACCGCCCTGATCACGGCCTGTCTGGTGCCGGCCGCCGCCCAGTTCGGGGTGCTCGTCGCGGCCCGGACGGGCAGCGGGGTGCTCCTCCTCGGCTGTGCCGCGGCCGCCGGCGCGGCGGTGCCGGCGCTGGTCACCGCGCCGGCCGCGGACCACTTCGGGGAGAACCACAGCGCGAGCGTCCACGGACTGCTCACCGGCGCCTGGCTGCTGCCGGTCGCCGCCGGCAGAACGCGCGCCGCCTCGTACGCCGCGCGGGACCCCCACTCCGCGTTCCTTCTGGCGGGCTGCACCGGGCTCGTCTGCGCCGTGGTGGCGCTGTTCCTCAGAGCGCCGGGCAGGCTCAGCGTCCGGCGCATCGACCCCAGTCCCCACCCCCTCGGCGAGGAGATGGCCTGACATGACGGCTGATCCCATGACAAAGGACACGCCGGCCGACCCCGGTTCGGCGAACCGCTCGTACCGCGAAGTCACCGACTCCCGGGGGCGGGTCTACCGCATCGGCGAGACGGACCGCGACATCCTCGGCCACTCCCGCAAGCTCATGGTGTATCTGCCGTGGATCGCGATGATGGCCATCAGCGTCTCGGAGTACGCCTACGGCTCCGCCGAGGACACCCTGTCCGACGCGCACGGCTGGACCCGGAGCAACACCTTCTGGATCCTCAGCGTCTGGGTGTTCTTCCAGGCCGGCATCGCCTTCCCGGCGGGCTGGCTGCGTGAGAGGGGCATCCTCACCGCGCGCCGCGCGATGTGCACCGGCGCCGCGATGTGTCTGCTCGGCTTCCTGGCCCTGTCCCACCTCGACCAGGTGATGCCGGCCGTCCTCGGCTTCGGTGTCGTGGGCGGTGTGGGCTCCGGGCTGGTGTACGCGACCTGTATCAACATGGTCGGCAAGTGGTTCCCGGAACGGCGCGGCGCGAGAACCGGTTTCGTCAACGGCGGCTTCGCCTACGGCTCGCTGCCTTTCATCTTCATCTTCAACTACGCCTTCAACACCCGGAATTACGACGAGGTGCTGGACCTGACCGGCGTCTATGTACTGATCGTGGTCGCCGTCTGCGCCTGGTTCTTCAAGGACCCGCCGAAGAACTGGTGGCCGGCCGACATCGACCCGCTGTCGCACTCCACCGGCGGCAGGAGCGCGGCGAGCCTGGCGAAGAACCCGCCCGCGGTACGGCAGTACACCCCGAAGGAGGCCTTCAGGACCGGCATGCTGCCGCTGATGTGGGTCAGTATCGTCATGACCGCCGGTGTATCGATCTTCGGGATCTCCTTCCAGGTCGACTACGCCAAGCAGATCGGCTTCGGCTCGCTGGTCGCGGCGTCCTCGATGGGTGTCATGGCGGTCGTCAACGGCGTCGGGCGGGCCGTCGTCGGCTGGTTGTCGGACCTGTGGGGCCGCAAGACGTCACTGGTGTTCGTCATCGTGGCCCTGGGGCTCGCCCAGTTCGGGGTCATCTGGGCCGGTGACATCAGGAGCGAGTGGCTGTTCCTCTTCTTCGCCTTCCTCTCCGGCTTCGGCGGCGGCGCGTTCTATCCGATGTTCGCCGCGCTGACCCCGGACTACTTCGGCGAGAACTACAACGC contains:
- a CDS encoding OFA family MFS transporter, coding for MTADPMTKDTPADPGSANRSYREVTDSRGRVYRIGETDRDILGHSRKLMVYLPWIAMMAISVSEYAYGSAEDTLSDAHGWTRSNTFWILSVWVFFQAGIAFPAGWLRERGILTARRAMCTGAAMCLLGFLALSHLDQVMPAVLGFGVVGGVGSGLVYATCINMVGKWFPERRGARTGFVNGGFAYGSLPFIFIFNYAFNTRNYDEVLDLTGVYVLIVVAVCAWFFKDPPKNWWPADIDPLSHSTGGRSAASLAKNPPAVRQYTPKEAFRTGMLPLMWVSIVMTAGVSIFGISFQVDYAKQIGFGSLVAASSMGVMAVVNGVGRAVVGWLSDLWGRKTSLVFVIVALGLAQFGVIWAGDIRSEWLFLFFAFLSGFGGGAFYPMFAALTPDYFGENYNATNYGLVYSGKLVSGLFGGGLGSMVVDAWGYNGAYALAGGVSMVAAAIALLLRRPGRDGRRTPTPAPRTRPAR
- a CDS encoding MFS transporter; its protein translation is MPATAGARRAREKNPPAVRHHTLHEAARNPVLWLMWLCLLGAAGVTVLGICLLTAYGRRLGLGGPTVWSVTVAGGATAAVAGVLSDRSGRRTALITACLVPAAAQFGVLVAARTGSGVLLLGCAAAAGAAVPALVTAPAADHFGENHSASVHGLLTGAWLLPVAAGRTRAASYAARDPHSAFLLAGCTGLVCAVVALFLRAPGRLSVRRIDPSPHPLGEEMA